One part of the Elusimicrobia bacterium HGW-Elusimicrobia-1 genome encodes these proteins:
- a CDS encoding glycogen synthase, whose product MKVTFITKEYPPYVYGGAGVHVKYLAQELSKIMDVEVRAFGDQNSVEKTLAARGFPEWDILKKSKTGLHSSVLSTLSGDLAIADEPVTSDVVHTHTWYSSFAGYLIKTLYKIPLVVTCHSLEPLRPWKTDQIGRGYDISLWVEKLAVESADAVIAVSQEMKEDILKLFPRVKPSRVRVVHNGVDLNKWRPRKERNAQKKYGLPDKYALFFGRTTKQKGIDVLIDAADMIDPSAKIVICTAGADTKEYLAEIEARAKSKPNIIFINEMIDEDDCVEIYSGASVFVCPSVYEPFGIINLEAMACKVPVVASRVGGIKEIVVDGKTGFFIEPGRPKELAEKVNRLLKDKATAREFGEAGRLRVEEKFGWPAIAAQTKKLYEDIIKK is encoded by the coding sequence ATGAAAGTCACATTTATCACAAAGGAATATCCGCCTTACGTCTACGGCGGCGCAGGAGTGCACGTCAAATATCTCGCGCAGGAGCTTTCAAAGATAATGGACGTCGAAGTCCGCGCCTTCGGCGACCAGAACTCCGTCGAGAAAACACTCGCCGCGCGCGGCTTCCCCGAGTGGGACATCTTAAAAAAATCAAAAACCGGCCTGCATTCGTCGGTGCTATCCACGCTCTCAGGGGATCTGGCCATCGCCGACGAACCCGTGACTTCCGACGTGGTGCATACCCACACTTGGTATTCGTCGTTCGCGGGCTATCTCATAAAAACTCTCTATAAAATTCCGCTAGTCGTAACCTGTCACTCGCTGGAGCCGCTAAGGCCGTGGAAGACCGACCAGATAGGCCGCGGCTACGACATATCGCTGTGGGTGGAAAAACTCGCGGTGGAGTCGGCCGACGCCGTGATAGCCGTTTCGCAAGAGATGAAGGAAGATATTCTCAAACTCTTTCCGCGCGTAAAGCCGTCGCGTGTGCGCGTCGTTCATAACGGCGTAGATCTGAATAAATGGCGGCCGCGAAAGGAACGCAACGCACAGAAAAAATACGGGCTCCCCGATAAATACGCTCTCTTTTTCGGCAGAACCACCAAGCAAAAAGGCATCGACGTTCTCATAGACGCGGCGGATATGATAGACCCTTCGGCAAAAATCGTCATTTGCACGGCGGGCGCCGACACCAAAGAATATCTGGCCGAAATAGAGGCGCGAGCCAAAAGCAAGCCGAACATAATCTTCATCAACGAGATGATAGACGAGGACGACTGCGTGGAGATTTACTCGGGCGCGTCGGTCTTTGTGTGTCCGTCGGTGTACGAGCCGTTCGGAATAATAAATCTGGAAGCGATGGCCTGCAAAGTCCCGGTGGTGGCCTCCCGCGTGGGCGGCATAAAGGAGATAGTCGTCGACGGCAAAACGGGCTTTTTCATAGAACCCGGACGGCCGAAAGAACTGGCCGAAAAAGTCAACCGTCTGCTTAAAGACAAGGCGACGGCCCGCGAATTCGGCGAAGCGGGACGCCTTCGCGTAGAAGAAAAATTCGGCTGGCCGGCTATCGCCGCGCAGACAAAAAAACTTTACGAGGACATAATCAAAAAGTAA
- a CDS encoding leucine--tRNA ligase → MYNPADIEPKHQKIWRDKKAFAFNPASKKPKYYILVMFPYPSGRIHIGHVRNYVIGDVFARYFRLKGYEVFHPIGWDSFGLPAENAAIKNKIPPGKWTESNIGHMKSQLSRLGISYDWNSELATSRSEYYRWNQWFFLKMLERGLAYRKKSAVNWCPKCATVLANEQVVSGECWRCSSVVETKELEQWFIRITDYAGELLEGHRLLEKNWPDEVLAMQKNWLGRSEGAEVDFTVEATGEALRIFTTRPDTLFGATFMVIAPAHPLSAKIAGTNKDIAEYISTHTRTTTREQSATTGKTGVFSGLYAVNPANGKKLPVWISDYVTMDYGTGAIMCVPAHDQRDFDFAKKFALQIIPVIKPKDKPLPETLDAAYEAEGAMINSGKYDGADNVECARLITEELGKKNLAKAVVHWRLKDWLISRQRYWGTPIPVVYCPECGIKGVREEDLPVKLPDDAAITGSGESPLASHKSFTDVKCPGCGGPAKRETDTMDTFVDSSWYYARYCDPKNAAEPFTKSAAARLLPVDQYVGGIEHACMHLIYSRFWHKFMRDMGLVSSDEPFLRLLTQGMVTLAGETMSKSRGNIVEPDEIIQKYGADALRLFIMFAAPPEHRLDWSDSGLEGVWRFLNRIYRLVEKYKQGPMQINTAASAAVGTGRDLSLHTDPADDLDEQALCLKKITARTIAKVSRDIDVEKQFNTAVSSMMELLNAMTAYPAAGDKAWRGALESLLIILSPFAPHFCREALDDILAKNDDGAIWPTVDEKLLSDDEVDIPVQINGRLRGRVRLASTEDSPDKTLQKIKADEACARHLSGVNIKKFIYVPGKIVNIVTDGK, encoded by the coding sequence ATGTACAACCCCGCGGACATCGAGCCCAAACACCAAAAAATCTGGCGCGACAAAAAAGCGTTCGCCTTTAACCCCGCGTCGAAAAAACCCAAATATTACATACTCGTGATGTTTCCCTATCCTTCCGGCCGCATCCATATAGGACACGTCAGAAATTATGTCATAGGCGACGTCTTCGCGCGTTATTTCCGTCTCAAAGGTTACGAAGTTTTTCACCCAATCGGATGGGACTCGTTCGGACTGCCCGCGGAAAACGCCGCCATAAAAAATAAGATACCTCCCGGCAAATGGACGGAATCCAATATCGGGCATATGAAATCGCAGCTGTCCCGTCTGGGAATTTCCTACGACTGGAATTCCGAACTGGCCACATCAAGAAGCGAATATTACAGATGGAACCAGTGGTTTTTCCTCAAAATGCTCGAGCGCGGACTCGCGTACAGAAAAAAATCCGCCGTGAACTGGTGCCCGAAATGCGCCACCGTGCTGGCGAACGAACAGGTCGTGTCCGGCGAATGCTGGCGATGTTCTTCCGTCGTGGAAACAAAAGAACTCGAACAGTGGTTCATAAGAATAACCGATTACGCCGGGGAATTACTCGAAGGACACCGGCTTCTTGAAAAGAACTGGCCCGACGAAGTGCTTGCGATGCAAAAGAACTGGCTGGGCCGGTCGGAAGGCGCGGAAGTGGATTTTACCGTGGAGGCAACAGGCGAGGCGTTAAGGATTTTTACCACGCGCCCCGACACGCTCTTCGGCGCCACATTTATGGTAATAGCGCCCGCGCATCCGCTGTCCGCCAAAATAGCCGGGACGAATAAAGATATCGCGGAATATATCTCGACCCACACGCGGACAACGACCCGCGAACAGTCGGCGACTACGGGAAAAACGGGCGTTTTTTCCGGCTTGTACGCCGTAAACCCCGCAAACGGAAAAAAACTGCCCGTGTGGATTTCCGACTACGTCACCATGGACTACGGCACGGGCGCAATAATGTGCGTGCCCGCGCATGACCAGAGGGATTTTGACTTCGCTAAAAAATTCGCCCTTCAAATCATCCCCGTGATAAAACCCAAAGACAAACCCCTGCCCGAAACTCTCGACGCCGCATACGAAGCCGAGGGCGCAATGATAAACTCCGGCAAATACGACGGCGCGGATAACGTCGAGTGCGCCCGTCTTATAACCGAGGAACTGGGCAAGAAAAATCTGGCCAAGGCCGTTGTCCACTGGCGACTCAAGGACTGGCTCATATCCAGACAGCGGTATTGGGGAACGCCCATTCCCGTGGTCTATTGCCCGGAATGCGGCATAAAAGGCGTAAGAGAAGAGGACTTGCCCGTAAAACTGCCCGACGACGCGGCCATAACGGGATCGGGCGAATCGCCGCTGGCTTCGCACAAGAGTTTTACCGACGTCAAATGTCCCGGATGCGGCGGACCCGCGAAACGTGAAACGGATACCATGGACACTTTCGTGGATTCTTCGTGGTACTACGCCAGATATTGCGACCCTAAAAACGCCGCGGAGCCGTTTACAAAATCCGCCGCGGCGCGGCTGCTGCCGGTAGACCAGTACGTGGGCGGCATTGAGCACGCCTGTATGCATCTTATATATTCGCGCTTCTGGCATAAATTTATGCGTGATATGGGCTTGGTGTCGTCCGACGAGCCGTTCCTTCGCCTTCTGACGCAGGGGATGGTGACGCTCGCGGGGGAAACAATGTCGAAATCCAGGGGTAATATCGTCGAGCCGGACGAAATCATCCAAAAATACGGCGCCGACGCGTTGCGTCTTTTTATAATGTTCGCGGCGCCTCCGGAGCACCGTCTCGACTGGTCGGATTCCGGACTGGAAGGCGTTTGGCGTTTCTTAAACCGTATATACCGCCTCGTCGAAAAATATAAACAGGGGCCGATGCAAATAAATACCGCCGCGTCCGCGGCCGTAGGGACAGGTCGCGACCTGTCCCTACATACGGACCCCGCCGACGACCTCGACGAGCAAGCCCTGTGCCTCAAAAAAATAACCGCCCGCACGATAGCCAAAGTGTCGCGCGACATTGATGTCGAAAAACAGTTCAACACCGCCGTGTCGTCGATGATGGAACTTCTAAACGCTATGACCGCCTATCCGGCCGCCGGCGACAAGGCATGGCGAGGCGCGCTTGAATCCCTGCTTATTATTCTGTCTCCGTTCGCACCGCACTTCTGCCGCGAAGCCCTTGACGATATACTTGCGAAAAACGATGACGGCGCGATCTGGCCGACGGTCGATGAAAAACTGCTTTCCGACGACGAAGTCGACATACCGGTGC